The Streptomyces phaeolivaceus genome has a window encoding:
- a CDS encoding MarR family winged helix-turn-helix transcriptional regulator, translating into MGDTPGTADSAEPTLEEQIAAYQREFQDLDPQVEKIVSALSRLNRRMNVAYGRQTSALGISNAEWEVLKALVLSGAPYRMGPSELAKRLGLTPAAMTHRIDRMVAEGLVTRERDETNRVRVIVELNPEGREKWLEAMRLASVFEEDLLQDLSPLERTVLGEVLTRLLRRVEHAQPDAGGRLTDLD; encoded by the coding sequence ATGGGCGACACCCCAGGCACCGCCGACAGCGCCGAGCCGACACTCGAAGAGCAGATCGCCGCCTACCAGCGCGAGTTCCAGGACCTCGACCCCCAGGTCGAGAAGATCGTCTCGGCCCTCTCCCGCCTCAACCGCCGTATGAACGTCGCCTACGGCCGCCAGACCTCGGCGCTCGGCATCAGCAATGCCGAGTGGGAGGTCCTCAAGGCCCTCGTCCTCTCCGGCGCCCCGTACCGCATGGGCCCGAGCGAACTCGCGAAGCGGCTCGGCCTCACGCCGGCCGCCATGACCCACCGCATCGACCGCATGGTCGCCGAGGGCCTGGTGACGAGGGAGCGCGACGAGACCAACCGCGTACGCGTCATCGTCGAGCTGAACCCGGAGGGCCGCGAGAAGTGGCTGGAGGCCATGCGCCTCGCCTCGGTCTTCGAGGAGGACCTCCTCCAGGACCTCTCCCCGCTGGAACGCACGGTCCTGGGCGAGGTCTTGACGCGCCTCCTCCGCCGCGTCGAGCACGCCCAGCCGGACGCCGGCGGCCGTCTCACCGACCTCGACTGA
- a CDS encoding sigma-70 family RNA polymerase sigma factor gives MGVDGRDESKSEAAAEADPQVPSQGRRGVPAQWDRFDSGVLPPREPADADLIAWMRSGDDSAYEELFRRHAEAVRRYARTCCRDAHTADDLTAEVFARMLQAVRGGSGPEHAVRAYLLTSVRRVAATWTSSAKREQLVDDFAVFAAQASRGAEVSDTDTLDLGAEVRAMHEAEQSMAMRAFRSLPERWQAVLWHTEVEDESPSDVATLFGLDANGTRVLASRAREGLKQAYLQAHVSAALAGNSAECGRYADRLGAYARGGLRTRAERGLRAHLEECAACRLAAGQIKEVASGIPAVVPVAVIGWFGAAGYAKVAALVAGGAGAGAAGAAAAAGGFGGAGAGGGAAAEGLGAPAKVGIAVSVAGMVAAAVALALANDEVKPKEPSAGPSASRPVEAAPQPSAPPEEPAPGAPALVMPVSKASSAPKPSPSPSRAVRPAPSVKPTPTPTPKPTPKPKPRPTPTPAPPKPSPTPTPPPPPAPPAVYQWNALRYGAFGDGTEPEMRLGESSWVWQRYGVSIAGKRYANGVTVHGRSSVTIDLNRRCGSYDALVGVDDMTHGLGEVFFSVYGDGVRLWKSGLVRGGDPAVPVRVDLGGRETVRLVVEPHGPGGLPVLADWADSRFSCE, from the coding sequence ATGGGTGTTGACGGGCGGGACGAGTCGAAGTCGGAGGCGGCGGCCGAGGCGGATCCTCAGGTGCCCAGTCAAGGGAGGCGTGGGGTTCCGGCGCAGTGGGACCGGTTCGACTCCGGGGTGCTGCCGCCGCGTGAGCCCGCCGACGCCGATCTGATCGCCTGGATGCGGTCGGGGGACGACTCGGCGTACGAGGAGCTGTTCCGGCGTCACGCGGAGGCCGTACGCCGGTACGCGCGCACCTGTTGCCGGGACGCCCACACCGCCGACGATCTGACGGCCGAGGTCTTCGCCCGGATGCTGCAGGCGGTACGGGGCGGCTCCGGGCCGGAGCACGCCGTACGGGCCTATCTGCTCACGTCCGTACGACGGGTCGCGGCGACCTGGACGAGTTCCGCGAAGCGGGAGCAGCTGGTCGACGACTTCGCGGTGTTCGCGGCGCAGGCGTCGCGCGGGGCCGAGGTGTCGGACACCGACACCCTCGATCTCGGCGCGGAGGTGCGGGCGATGCACGAGGCCGAGCAGTCGATGGCGATGCGGGCGTTCCGTTCGCTGCCGGAGCGCTGGCAGGCCGTGCTGTGGCACACGGAGGTCGAGGACGAGTCGCCGAGTGATGTCGCGACCTTGTTCGGGCTGGACGCCAATGGGACCCGGGTGCTCGCCAGCCGGGCCCGGGAGGGGCTCAAGCAGGCGTATCTGCAGGCCCATGTGAGCGCCGCGCTCGCCGGGAACTCGGCGGAGTGCGGGCGGTACGCCGACCGGCTCGGCGCGTACGCCCGGGGCGGGCTGCGGACGCGGGCCGAGCGGGGGCTGCGCGCGCATCTGGAGGAGTGCGCGGCGTGCCGGCTGGCCGCCGGGCAGATCAAGGAGGTCGCGAGCGGGATCCCCGCCGTCGTACCGGTCGCGGTCATCGGGTGGTTCGGCGCGGCCGGGTACGCGAAGGTGGCCGCGCTCGTCGCCGGGGGCGCGGGCGCCGGGGCGGCGGGAGCCGCAGCGGCGGCCGGGGGCTTCGGTGGCGCGGGCGCGGGCGGTGGGGCCGCCGCGGAGGGGCTCGGGGCGCCGGCGAAGGTCGGCATCGCGGTGAGTGTGGCCGGGATGGTCGCCGCGGCGGTGGCGCTCGCGCTGGCGAACGACGAGGTGAAGCCCAAGGAGCCGTCGGCCGGACCGTCCGCCTCGCGGCCCGTCGAGGCCGCGCCGCAGCCGTCGGCGCCGCCGGAGGAGCCCGCGCCGGGTGCGCCCGCGCTGGTGATGCCGGTGTCCAAGGCGTCGTCGGCGCCGAAGCCGTCACCCTCACCGTCCCGGGCCGTGCGACCGGCTCCGTCGGTGAAGCCGACCCCGACCCCCACTCCCAAACCCACGCCCAAGCCCAAGCCCAGGCCGACACCGACTCCCGCGCCGCCGAAGCCGTCCCCCACACCGACGCCCCCTCCCCCGCCCGCGCCACCGGCCGTCTACCAGTGGAACGCGCTGCGGTACGGCGCCTTCGGCGACGGCACCGAGCCCGAGATGCGGCTCGGGGAGAGCAGCTGGGTCTGGCAGCGGTACGGGGTGTCGATCGCCGGGAAGCGGTACGCGAACGGGGTGACCGTGCACGGCCGCTCCTCCGTGACCATCGACCTCAACCGCCGGTGCGGCTCGTACGACGCGCTCGTCGGCGTCGACGACATGACGCACGGCCTCGGCGAGGTGTTCTTCTCCGTCTACGGCGACGGGGTCCGGCTGTGGAAGTCCGGGCTGGTGCGGGGCGGGGATCCGGCGGTGCCGGTGCGGGTGGATCTCGGCGGCCGGGAGACGGTACGGCTGGTCGTCGAGCCGCACGGCCCCGGCGGGCTGCCGGTGCTGGCGGACTGGGCGGACTCCCGGTTCAGCTGTGAGTGA
- a CDS encoding TetR/AcrR family transcriptional regulator: MHIQESHWSSASTIAPGGAIGSAGGNGRGDGVRSTPLRVDAQRNLEHVLRAAREVFGELGYGAPMEDVARRARVGVGTVYRRFPSKDVLVRRIAEEETSRLTEQARVALGQEEDPWQALSRFLRTSVASGAGRLLPPQVLRVGVADDAAGADGIGAIVVDEARVPQQRVQPTAELRLVSADSGAGVVSGAGGLGGPVDDAGASALLEVVGQLVERARAAGELRQDVTVADVLLVIATGAPALPDAAQQAAASARLLDILLEGLRSRPA, from the coding sequence ATGCATATTCAGGAGTCTCATTGGTCGTCCGCGTCCACGATCGCACCCGGTGGTGCGATCGGCTCGGCGGGCGGCAACGGACGCGGTGACGGAGTGCGGTCCACTCCGCTCCGCGTGGACGCACAGCGCAACCTCGAACACGTGCTGCGCGCGGCACGCGAGGTCTTCGGCGAGCTGGGTTACGGCGCGCCGATGGAGGACGTGGCCCGCCGCGCGCGGGTCGGTGTCGGCACGGTGTACCGGCGCTTCCCGAGCAAGGACGTCCTGGTCCGCCGGATAGCCGAGGAGGAGACGTCCCGGCTCACCGAACAGGCCAGGGTGGCGCTCGGGCAGGAGGAGGACCCGTGGCAGGCGCTGTCGCGGTTCCTTCGCACGTCGGTGGCCTCGGGTGCCGGGCGGCTGCTGCCGCCGCAGGTGCTGCGGGTCGGGGTCGCGGACGACGCGGCCGGTGCCGACGGGATCGGCGCGATCGTCGTGGACGAGGCGCGGGTGCCGCAGCAGCGGGTGCAGCCGACTGCCGAGCTTCGGCTGGTGTCGGCGGATTCGGGTGCGGGTGTCGTCTCCGGTGCCGGTGGTCTCGGTGGGCCGGTGGACGACGCCGGGGCTTCGGCGCTGCTCGAGGTCGTGGGGCAGTTGGTGGAGCGGGCCCGAGCCGCGGGTGAGCTGCGGCAGGACGTGACCGTGGCGGATGTGTTGCTCGTGATCGCCACGGGGGCGCCGGCGTTGCCGGACGCGGCGCAGCAGGCTGCCGCGTCGGCTCGGCTGCTGGACATTCTGTTGGAGGGGCTGCGGTCTCGGCCTGCCTGA
- a CDS encoding NAD(P)/FAD-dependent oxidoreductase, with protein MVKEPMRILIVGGGYVGLYTALRLQRQLKPELGRGDVEIVVVSPDPYMTYQPFLPEAAAGSISPRHVVVPLRRVLDRCKVVIGEATAINHAKRIATLTTLANEEEGTEPEQLTYDELVLAPGSVSRTLPIPGLAEHAIGFKTVEEAIGLRNHVIEQMDIASSTRDPAIRDAALTFVFVGGGYAGVEALGELEDMARYTARYYHNVEPEDMKWILVEASDRILPEVGEEMGRYTVTQLRRRNIDVRLHTRLESCADRVAVLSDGARFPTRTVVWTAGVKPHPVLAATDLPLNERGRLKCTAELTVEGVAHAWAAGDAAAVPDVTAEPGKETAPNAQHAVRQARTLGDNITRSLRGEPLETYSHKYVGSVASLGLHKGVAHVYGRKLRGYPAWFMHRVYHLSRVPTFNRKARVLAEWTLSGLFKREIVSLGSLEHPRAEFELAAGGKPPENPKGSS; from the coding sequence ATGGTGAAGGAACCGATGCGCATCCTCATCGTCGGCGGCGGATACGTCGGGCTGTACACAGCGCTGCGCCTGCAACGACAGCTGAAACCGGAACTGGGACGCGGTGACGTCGAGATCGTCGTCGTGTCCCCCGACCCCTATATGACGTATCAGCCCTTCCTTCCGGAAGCGGCGGCGGGCTCCATCTCGCCCCGCCATGTCGTCGTGCCGCTGCGCCGCGTCCTCGACCGGTGCAAGGTCGTCATCGGCGAGGCCACCGCGATCAACCACGCCAAACGCATCGCGACCCTCACCACCCTCGCCAACGAGGAGGAGGGCACGGAGCCCGAGCAGCTGACGTACGACGAACTGGTGCTCGCCCCCGGCTCGGTCTCGCGGACCCTGCCCATCCCGGGCCTCGCGGAGCACGCCATCGGCTTCAAGACCGTCGAAGAGGCCATCGGCCTGCGCAACCATGTCATCGAACAGATGGACATCGCCTCCTCCACCCGCGACCCCGCGATCCGCGACGCCGCCCTGACCTTCGTCTTCGTGGGCGGCGGCTACGCAGGCGTGGAGGCGCTCGGCGAGCTGGAGGACATGGCCCGCTACACCGCGCGGTACTACCACAACGTGGAGCCCGAGGACATGAAGTGGATCCTCGTGGAGGCCTCCGACCGCATCCTCCCCGAGGTCGGCGAGGAGATGGGCCGCTACACGGTCACCCAGCTGCGCCGCCGCAACATCGACGTACGGCTGCACACCCGCCTCGAATCGTGCGCCGACCGCGTCGCCGTCCTCAGCGACGGGGCCCGCTTCCCGACCCGTACGGTCGTCTGGACGGCCGGGGTCAAACCGCACCCGGTCCTCGCCGCCACCGACCTCCCGCTGAACGAGCGCGGCCGGCTGAAGTGCACCGCCGAGCTGACCGTGGAGGGCGTCGCGCACGCCTGGGCCGCCGGTGACGCCGCCGCCGTCCCCGACGTCACCGCCGAACCCGGCAAGGAGACCGCCCCCAACGCCCAGCACGCCGTACGCCAGGCCCGCACCCTCGGCGACAACATCACCCGCTCCCTGCGCGGCGAGCCCCTGGAGACGTACTCGCACAAGTACGTCGGCTCGGTCGCCTCCCTGGGCCTGCACAAGGGCGTCGCCCATGTCTACGGGCGGAAACTGCGGGGCTACCCCGCCTGGTTCATGCACCGCGTCTACCACCTGAGCCGGGTGCCGACCTTCAACCGCAAGGCCCGCGTCCTCGCCGAATGGACGCTGTCCGGGCTCTTCAAACGGGAGATCGTCTCGCTCGGATCACTCGAACATCCCCGTGCGGAGTTCGAACTCGCGGCCGGTGGAAAGCCTCCTGAGAACCCGAAGGGGTCGTCCTGA
- a CDS encoding ATP-binding SpoIIE family protein phosphatase, protein MNFTRWSARLPGTQRRAAARTEHTVTQDRRGDGSVPAARAERQTDDPPDEPPTVPAVDDLPTREILDRIPALVALVHGSDHRTAYVNDAYVAAFGVRPLGEPAREALPELDDLGLLPLLDQVLRSSRPRTVKSRKAAGGRSYTITCTPVDVPDGPDAEQSGGSGGVLIFAADVTDHAEAAERLRASERRQRETAVTLQRSLLPQELEQPDDLRIAAVYHPGGTETAVGGDWYDVITLGGGRTALVIGDVMGRGVRAAAVMGQLRTAVRAYARLDLPPHEVLQLLDGLATEIDPNQIATCAYAVHDPNEGRLVYASAGHLPILVRDESGTVLRADEPTGPPLGTGGWTHASGSIALGPGSTAVFYTDGLVERRNEDLDEGIAALERALSGATGTPQVVCDRLVRSTGVTADHDDDVAVLVLQHPARVGPDSELFRNAALELLGGVEAAPRARAFASGVLSSWRFSPELHDLGVLAASELVANSLQHGTPPMRLRLRRTDRRLIVEVTDGNDHLPRRRRADPADESGRGIAIIATIASNWGSRRAPGGGKAVWCEFALPGRTT, encoded by the coding sequence GTGAACTTCACGCGCTGGAGCGCCCGGCTCCCCGGTACGCAGCGCCGCGCCGCAGCGCGGACCGAACACACGGTCACCCAGGACCGGCGGGGGGACGGCTCCGTGCCCGCGGCCCGTGCCGAGCGGCAGACCGACGACCCCCCTGACGAACCACCGACCGTGCCCGCTGTCGACGACCTCCCGACCCGCGAGATCCTCGACCGCATCCCGGCCCTCGTCGCCCTCGTCCACGGCTCCGACCACCGCACCGCCTACGTCAACGACGCCTATGTCGCGGCCTTCGGCGTCCGCCCCCTCGGCGAACCCGCCCGCGAGGCCCTGCCCGAGCTGGACGACCTCGGCCTCCTCCCGCTCCTCGACCAGGTCCTGCGCAGCTCCAGACCCCGCACGGTCAAGTCCCGCAAGGCCGCCGGCGGGCGCAGCTACACGATCACCTGCACCCCCGTCGACGTACCCGACGGACCTGACGCGGAGCAGAGCGGTGGGAGCGGCGGCGTGCTGATCTTCGCCGCCGACGTCACCGACCACGCCGAGGCCGCCGAACGCCTCCGCGCCAGCGAGCGCCGCCAGCGCGAGACCGCCGTCACCCTCCAGCGCTCCCTGCTCCCCCAGGAACTGGAACAGCCCGACGACCTGCGCATCGCCGCCGTCTACCACCCCGGCGGCACCGAGACCGCCGTCGGCGGCGACTGGTACGACGTCATCACCCTCGGCGGCGGGCGCACCGCCCTCGTCATCGGCGACGTCATGGGCCGCGGTGTCCGCGCCGCCGCCGTCATGGGCCAGCTCCGCACGGCCGTCCGTGCCTACGCCCGCCTCGACCTGCCTCCGCACGAGGTGCTCCAGCTGCTGGACGGCCTGGCGACGGAGATCGACCCCAACCAGATCGCCACCTGCGCCTACGCCGTCCACGACCCCAACGAGGGCCGCCTCGTCTACGCCTCCGCAGGCCATCTCCCCATCCTCGTCCGGGACGAGAGCGGTACGGTCCTGCGCGCCGACGAACCGACCGGCCCCCCGCTCGGCACCGGCGGCTGGACCCACGCCTCCGGCTCGATCGCCCTCGGCCCCGGCTCCACGGCCGTCTTCTACACCGACGGCCTCGTGGAGCGCCGCAACGAGGACCTGGACGAGGGCATCGCCGCGCTGGAACGCGCCCTGTCCGGCGCCACGGGCACCCCGCAGGTCGTCTGCGACCGCCTGGTCCGCTCCACGGGCGTCACCGCCGACCACGACGACGACGTGGCCGTCCTGGTCCTCCAGCACCCGGCCCGTGTCGGCCCCGACAGCGAACTGTTCCGCAACGCCGCCCTGGAACTCCTCGGCGGCGTGGAAGCGGCCCCCCGCGCCCGCGCCTTCGCCTCCGGCGTCCTGTCCAGCTGGCGCTTCTCCCCGGAACTCCACGATCTGGGCGTCCTGGCCGCCAGCGAACTCGTCGCCAACTCCCTGCAGCACGGCACCCCGCCCATGCGGCTGCGGCTGCGCCGCACCGACCGCCGTCTGATCGTCGAGGTCACCGACGGCAACGACCACCTGCCTCGCCGCCGCCGGGCCGACCCCGCCGACGAGTCCGGTCGAGGGATCGCCATCATCGCCACGATCGCCTCCAACTGGGGCAGCCGCCGGGCTCCGGGCGGGGGCAAGGCGGTCTGGTGCGAGTTCGCCCTGCCTGGCCGGACGACGTAG
- a CDS encoding MFS transporter, with translation MRRIHVGNALGAFGLGFTVPYLYVYVAQVRDLGATTAGLVLAVFAVAALVVLPFAGRAIVRRGPLPVLLTALATAAVGSLSLGLASTATTVLLSAVALGAGQAVTQPALATMIVDCSTAENRSRAFATQFFLQNLGLGIGGLIGGHLVDASRAGSFVLLFSIQAAMFLLLVGVMATVRMPRAPKVEGVPSAAAAKGSWKQLLGNRAMVQLCVLGFVLFFACYGQFESGLSAYGVEAAGISTSALGTALAANTAVIVVAQFAVLRFVERRRRSRVIAAVGLIWAVAWAVAGFAGLGQTSETMATAAFVSTYALFGLGEAMLSPTVAPLVADLAPVGMAGQYNSAFALVKQLALAVGPAVGGPMGASLHAPYIVTFLLFSLGIVVLAVRLGRRLSEVQDHPALVRSRVVARGGAASRPGVVRA, from the coding sequence ATGCGCCGGATTCATGTGGGTAACGCGCTCGGCGCGTTCGGACTCGGCTTCACCGTCCCGTATCTGTACGTCTATGTGGCGCAGGTGCGGGATCTCGGTGCGACGACGGCGGGGCTGGTGCTGGCGGTCTTCGCCGTGGCCGCGCTGGTGGTGCTGCCCTTCGCCGGGCGGGCCATAGTCCGGCGCGGACCGCTTCCGGTGCTGCTCACCGCCCTGGCCACCGCCGCCGTCGGATCGCTGAGCCTGGGGCTGGCCTCCACCGCGACGACCGTGCTGTTGTCGGCGGTGGCGCTCGGGGCGGGACAGGCCGTGACGCAGCCGGCGCTCGCGACGATGATCGTCGACTGTTCGACCGCAGAGAACCGGTCTCGGGCCTTCGCCACGCAGTTCTTCCTGCAGAACCTCGGGCTCGGGATCGGCGGACTGATAGGCGGGCATCTCGTCGACGCCTCGCGCGCGGGCTCCTTCGTTCTCCTGTTCTCCATACAGGCGGCGATGTTCCTGCTGCTGGTGGGTGTGATGGCGACCGTGCGGATGCCCCGGGCGCCGAAGGTCGAAGGGGTGCCGAGCGCGGCGGCGGCCAAGGGGAGCTGGAAGCAGCTGCTCGGCAATCGGGCCATGGTGCAGCTGTGTGTGCTGGGGTTCGTGCTGTTCTTCGCCTGCTACGGGCAGTTCGAGTCGGGGCTCAGTGCGTACGGGGTCGAGGCGGCCGGCATATCGACGTCCGCGCTCGGTACGGCGCTGGCCGCGAACACCGCGGTGATCGTGGTGGCGCAGTTCGCGGTGCTGCGGTTCGTGGAGCGGCGCCGGCGGTCGCGGGTGATCGCCGCCGTGGGGCTGATCTGGGCCGTGGCGTGGGCCGTGGCCGGGTTCGCCGGGCTGGGGCAGACGAGCGAGACCATGGCGACCGCGGCGTTCGTGTCGACGTACGCGCTGTTCGGGCTCGGGGAGGCGATGCTGTCGCCGACCGTCGCGCCGTTGGTGGCCGATCTGGCGCCGGTGGGGATGGCGGGGCAGTACAACTCCGCGTTCGCCCTGGTGAAGCAGCTTGCGTTGGCGGTCGGGCCGGCGGTGGGTGGGCCGATGGGGGCGTCGTTGCACGCGCCGTACATCGTGACGTTCCTGCTCTTCTCACTGGGGATCGTGGTGTTGGCGGTGCGGCTCGGGCGGCGGCTCAGTGAGGTGCAGGATCACCCGGCGTTGGTGAGGAGTCGGGTGGTGGCTCGGGGTGGGGCTGCGTCTCGCCCCGGAGTGGTGCGGGCGTGA